ACCAGTATCGCACCCAATGATAGGACTATCAAAACGAAAACAAGGTTCTGGAATCGCCCCCCGGGTTGCTTCTCCTTCGAGTACCTCTCGATGTCAGAAGGCGGTTCATGACAGGAATCGTCGTTCATGGGATCACATTGGCCGTGAGCTCAACCTCGACCTCGGGCCTGGCGGGGTCGTTGCTCCTTATGTAGACGATTCTTAGCACCGGGCCGTCGTCCGGATGTAGAGTCGCATCGTATGTTATGTCGAGAGACGCGGTTTGTCCAGGAAGAAGAGTCTCGCTCCAACCCGAGGGATTGTTATGCATCCCGAAGGTGGGACTCCTCCTGCCTCCGACCGTGAGAACCGCAGAGGTGCACCCGCATGACGTAGAGATGCCCGTCATCACCAAATCCGAATCTCCTGTGTTTCGGACTTGGACAGTCGTTGAAACCTCGCGCTGGGATATGTCTCCGAAGCTGTAGCTGAGCGGACTGATGGATATTTCCGGTGTGCCTGGACTGCTGATCATGCTGTAGACGAGAAGCGAACCCAAGACAAGGATTATGACCACGGAGACTGCATAGACGACCTTTCTGCTGCCCCCTTCTCTCGAGGAATTCCTCCTCTTCCTCCCCACCGGTTTCACCCGCACATCTGATCCGGGATGGACCTTCTTCATGTGATCGGGCAGGTTCTCAGCCTTGACCTTCACACTGCATACAGGACAGCTAACGAGACCCATCTTATCACGCGTTGGAGACCGAGGGCACGCCTGATCCGTGTCCTCCTCCTGGTGTTGCTAGGCAGTTCCCTCCTTTTGTGGATTCTCCTTGACAATTGAATGCCAAAGCCTCAGTTGGATTGATGTATGTAAGTCCTACACCATCTGGCGGGGTTCTCAAGATCCAAAAAGAACAATCCTCGTCTGTGAAGGGGAAGGGGAGCAACGCCCCCTTCTCCCGCCTAGCGCGCAGAGAGCCTACCCCATCATGCCGCAATGGTCGTGCTCTTCGTGGTCCTCGTCGTCGAAGGAGTGCTCGTTCTCCCGCTCTTCCATGTGCTCCTCGCATTCCTCGTGCATTTCCTCGAAGTTCCCGTTCTCCCCGTCCTCGCACTCCTCCTCGTACTCTTCACAGTACTCGTGCTCCCAATCTTCCATGTGCTCTTCGCATTCCTCGTGCATCTCCTCGTGATCGTGCGATCCGAAGTCATACATGCCACCCATGTGCGTTCCCTGCATCATGTCTCCATTCGTGGATGCGATGCCAGCTGCTGCCCCCGTCGTCAGAAGCGATCCTATCACGAGAGTCGCTATCATTCCTGCTTCCATTCAATCATCTCCTCGTTATGCGTCAATCCAGGTTCATCGGTACTATTGCAGGCCTGACTATCCCCCTTCCTCTTCACGTTCGTTAAGAGACGGAACTGGCCGCTTTACAAAGATATAATAGGTGAGGCTGCCTAGTACAAAACAATGGAACTCGACGAGACCGACGCGAGAATACTGAAGCAGCTTCAGGAGGATGCCAGGATCTCTTTCAGGGAGCTTGGCAAGACCATTGGTGTCAGCACGCCGACCGTGAGTTCGAGGGTCAAGGCTTTGGAGGAA
This genomic interval from Candidatus Thermoplasmatota archaeon contains the following:
- a CDS encoding DUF1573 domain-containing protein, which encodes MGLVSCPVCSVKVKAENLPDHMKKVHPGSDVRVKPVGRKRRNSSREGGSRKVVYAVSVVIILVLGSLLVYSMISSPGTPEISISPLSYSFGDISQREVSTTVQVRNTGDSDLVMTGISTSCGCTSAVLTVGGRRSPTFGMHNNPSGWSETLLPGQTASLDITYDATLHPDDGPVLRIVYIRSNDPARPEVEVELTANVIP